Proteins found in one Massilia sp. H6 genomic segment:
- a CDS encoding LysM peptidoglycan-binding domain-containing protein: MKNFSTVVARAAAVALVACAAASPVQAANCAFRPNAPDQHVVVKGDTLWDISGTFLQNPWCWPQVWGMNRDEIRNPHWIYPGQVIYFDRARGRLSLTRPGGDERSAPPTTRLSPQVRTEALDRDALQSIPAGMIEPYLTQPLVVEGDELAGAPRIVASQEGRVYLGTGDRVYVKGNVQGGANFQVFRPGGVLRDPQTGKVLAHEAAYLGSVALDTEAKPGVDVHTFRVTETRQEIGVGDLLIPLPPAPVRNYMPHAPLQPVDARVMSIYAGVTYAGQSQVVTVNRGSLDGLDVGSVLQLYHLGKTIVDPAHKGVFGIGKQQIKLPDEQYGSLFIFRVFKNVSYGLIMQVTAPVEVGDVARSPE; encoded by the coding sequence ATGAAAAATTTTAGCACAGTCGTGGCCCGTGCTGCTGCCGTGGCGCTAGTTGCATGTGCCGCCGCCAGCCCGGTCCAGGCCGCCAATTGCGCGTTTCGCCCAAATGCGCCCGACCAGCATGTCGTGGTCAAGGGCGATACCCTCTGGGACATTTCCGGCACATTCTTGCAGAACCCATGGTGCTGGCCCCAGGTGTGGGGCATGAACCGCGATGAAATCCGCAACCCGCACTGGATCTATCCAGGCCAGGTGATCTATTTCGACCGCGCCCGTGGCCGCCTGTCGCTCACCCGCCCGGGTGGCGATGAGCGCAGCGCGCCGCCCACCACCAGATTGTCGCCGCAGGTGCGCACCGAGGCGCTCGACCGCGACGCCCTGCAATCGATCCCGGCCGGCATGATCGAACCTTACCTCACCCAGCCGCTGGTAGTCGAAGGCGACGAACTGGCAGGCGCCCCGCGCATCGTGGCCTCGCAGGAAGGCCGCGTCTATCTCGGCACCGGCGACCGCGTCTATGTCAAAGGCAATGTGCAGGGCGGGGCCAACTTCCAGGTGTTCCGCCCTGGCGGCGTCCTGCGCGACCCGCAAACCGGCAAGGTGCTGGCGCACGAAGCCGCTTATCTGGGCAGTGTTGCACTCGATACCGAAGCCAAGCCGGGCGTCGACGTGCATACCTTCCGCGTCACTGAAACACGGCAGGAAATCGGCGTTGGCGACTTGCTGATCCCGCTGCCGCCTGCGCCGGTGCGCAACTACATGCCGCATGCGCCGCTGCAACCGGTCGATGCGCGCGTGATGTCGATCTACGCGGGCGTGACCTATGCCGGCCAGAGCCAGGTCGTCACTGTCAATCGGGGTTCGCTTGACGGACTCGATGTCGGCTCGGTGCTACAGCTCTATCATCTCGGGAAGACGATCGTCGACCCGGCCCACAAAGGCGTGTTCGGCATCGGCAAACAGCAGATCAAGCTGCCCGACGAGCAATACGGCAGCCTGTTCATTTTCCGCGTGTTCAAGAACGTCTCGTACGGCTTGATCATGCAAGTGACGGCGCCGGTGGAAGTCGGCGACGTGGCCCGCTCACCGGAGTAA
- a CDS encoding DUF494 family protein produces the protein MFDILVYLYETYYRPDACPEPAALARKLSAVGFDDIEISEALDWLSGLTEAEVTDAIDACTGTRYYVDEEYIELGSAAIGFIQFLESAKVLSPTQREIVIERALACDESPVALGKLKIIVLMVLWSQGKEPDALMFDDLFGDDDDQTPRLLH, from the coding sequence ATGTTCGACATTCTGGTCTACCTCTACGAGACGTACTATCGTCCTGACGCCTGCCCCGAGCCGGCGGCCCTGGCACGCAAGCTGTCCGCCGTCGGTTTCGATGACATCGAAATCTCCGAGGCGCTGGACTGGCTGTCCGGGCTGACCGAAGCGGAAGTTACCGACGCCATCGATGCCTGCACCGGCACCCGGTATTACGTGGACGAGGAATACATCGAGCTCGGTAGTGCGGCGATCGGCTTCATCCAGTTCCTCGAAAGCGCCAAGGTATTGAGCCCGACGCAGCGCGAGATCGTCATCGAGCGCGCGCTGGCCTGCGACGAGTCGCCGGTGGCGCTGGGCAAGCTCAAGATCATCGTGCTGATGGTTTTGTGGAGCCAGGGCAAGGAGCCCGATGCGCTCATGTTCGACGACCTGTTCGGCGACGACGACGACCAGACACCGCGGCTGTTGCACTAG
- a CDS encoding BrnA antitoxin family protein — MNKEYVPDWDHAVMRDEEPTIASKPLLANGVKQIVTIRLDVDMLEWFKGAGPGYQTRINQVLREHMDAQRAAAAKYDK, encoded by the coding sequence ATGAACAAAGAATATGTGCCGGACTGGGACCACGCGGTGATGCGTGATGAGGAGCCGACCATCGCGTCGAAGCCGCTGTTGGCCAATGGCGTCAAGCAGATCGTGACGATCCGCCTGGACGTGGACATGCTGGAATGGTTCAAGGGTGCGGGCCCGGGCTACCAGACCCGCATCAACCAGGTGCTGCGCGAGCACATGGACGCGCAGCGCGCCGCCGCAGCAAAGTACGACAAGTAA
- a CDS encoding EAL and HDOD domain-containing protein, translated as MTDTASLDQSAQPLRLRNFYLGRQPVLDRNQALFGYELLFRGSAQGPAQIASGISASASVIHHASQLGMARAIGDATAFLNVDTDVLMSDMFAFLPRERTVLDIVRTVEPTDAVIERMTELAAHGFRFAAEASAHGAALSRLLPVIDFVKMDLRELPVVTLLSLAPRLRGTGKRLVAEKVETHQEYRTCLDIGFDYFQGFYFAKPTVIAGRKLSPSQLAVIDLMNLVTSDADNAVIERAIKKDVTLGLNLLRLVNTPAAGAGRRVESVSQALMLLGRRQLQRWLQILLYAEPDVHGHNQSPLLMLATTRARLMELLAKRLRPAQRNVSDIAFTVGMMSLMDTLFCIPMQDIVEQIPVIDEVRHALLVRRGFFGELLRLTESIERMEDSEDEVLPSLKELAIDGDDLAELEVSAFEWSDKVVRYAI; from the coding sequence ATGACCGATACCGCCAGCCTAGACCAGTCCGCCCAGCCCCTGCGGCTGCGTAATTTCTACCTCGGACGCCAGCCGGTGCTGGATCGTAACCAGGCCTTGTTTGGCTATGAACTGCTGTTCCGCGGCAGTGCCCAAGGGCCGGCACAGATCGCATCCGGGATTTCGGCCAGTGCCAGCGTCATCCACCACGCTTCACAACTGGGCATGGCGCGCGCCATTGGCGACGCCACTGCCTTCCTGAATGTCGATACCGACGTGCTCATGAGCGACATGTTCGCCTTCTTGCCGCGCGAGCGCACCGTGCTCGACATCGTGCGCACGGTGGAGCCGACCGATGCCGTGATTGAGCGCATGACCGAGCTGGCGGCGCATGGCTTTCGCTTCGCGGCCGAGGCGTCGGCGCACGGCGCCGCATTGTCGCGCCTGCTGCCAGTGATCGATTTCGTCAAGATGGACCTGCGCGAACTGCCGGTCGTGACCCTGCTGTCGCTGGCACCGCGCCTGCGCGGCACCGGCAAGCGCCTGGTGGCGGAGAAGGTCGAGACCCATCAAGAGTACCGCACCTGCCTGGATATCGGCTTCGATTACTTCCAGGGCTTTTATTTCGCCAAGCCGACCGTGATCGCCGGGCGCAAGCTCTCGCCCTCGCAGTTGGCGGTGATCGATTTGATGAACCTGGTGACATCGGACGCCGACAACGCCGTGATCGAGCGCGCCATCAAGAAAGACGTCACGCTCGGCCTGAATTTGCTGCGCCTGGTGAACACGCCGGCCGCCGGGGCAGGGCGCCGTGTCGAGTCGGTCAGCCAGGCATTGATGCTGCTCGGTCGCCGCCAGCTACAGCGCTGGCTGCAGATCCTGCTATACGCCGAGCCAGACGTGCACGGTCACAACCAGAGTCCGCTCCTGATGCTGGCTACCACGCGCGCGCGCCTGATGGAGCTGCTCGCAAAGCGCCTGCGTCCGGCGCAGCGCAACGTGTCCGACATCGCGTTCACGGTGGGCATGATGTCCCTGATGGACACGCTGTTCTGCATTCCGATGCAGGACATCGTCGAGCAAATTCCGGTCATCGACGAAGTCCGCCACGCACTACTGGTGCGCAGGGGCTTTTTCGGCGAGTTACTGCGCCTGACCGAATCGATCGAGCGCATGGAAGACAGCGAGGACGAAGTGTTGCCCTCGCTGAAAGAATTGGCGATCGACGGCGATGACCTGGCCGAGCTCGAGGTGTCGGCCTTCGAGTGGAGCGACAAGGTCGTGCGGTACGCCATCTAA
- the dprA gene encoding DNA-processing protein DprA translates to MQDTASHPTGSLALIADWIRLEQASGVGCRTANLLLGAFGSPSAILRAGYTALAAQVAAPVAAALCAPVSPDLAQLLDATADWLAQPQRHIVTLHDPEYPALLRHIPDPPLLLYITGRRELLAAPMVAVVGSRNASAQGRANAEGFAQSLSEAGLCVVSGLALGIDTAAHEGALRSAGSTIAVIGTGIDRIYPARNRALAHRIAQAGCIVSEYPLGTPPLAGNFPRRNRIISGMSAGVLVIEAAAQSGSLITAQLAAEQGREVFALPGSIHSALAKGCHQLIREGARLVETVDEVLEAIQASPMVAPQLRHAAQDVPAGTEALLAALGHDPVGPDELLGRWQGDAASLASDLLALELAGLVERLPGGRVQRVVRTA, encoded by the coding sequence GTGCAAGACACGGCCTCCCACCCCACCGGCAGCCTTGCCCTCATCGCCGACTGGATTCGCCTGGAACAGGCGAGCGGGGTGGGGTGCCGCACCGCCAACCTGCTGCTCGGCGCCTTCGGCTCGCCGTCAGCGATCTTGCGTGCCGGTTACACGGCGCTGGCCGCGCAGGTGGCAGCGCCAGTGGCCGCGGCGCTATGCGCACCGGTCTCGCCCGATCTTGCGCAACTGCTTGACGCTACCGCCGACTGGCTGGCCCAGCCCCAGCGCCACATCGTCACGCTGCACGATCCCGAGTATCCCGCGCTGCTGCGCCACATCCCCGACCCGCCCTTGCTGCTCTATATAACAGGGCGGCGCGAACTGCTGGCCGCGCCGATGGTCGCGGTGGTCGGCAGCCGCAATGCCAGTGCCCAGGGCCGCGCCAACGCCGAGGGCTTCGCACAATCCTTGTCCGAGGCCGGGCTATGCGTGGTGTCGGGACTGGCGCTGGGCATCGATACCGCCGCGCACGAAGGCGCCTTGCGCAGTGCGGGCTCGACCATCGCTGTCATCGGCACCGGCATCGACCGCATCTATCCGGCGCGTAACCGCGCGCTTGCGCATCGCATCGCCCAGGCCGGCTGCATCGTCAGCGAATACCCGCTTGGCACGCCGCCGCTGGCCGGCAATTTTCCACGCCGCAACCGGATCATCAGCGGCATGAGCGCGGGAGTACTCGTGATCGAAGCGGCGGCGCAGTCGGGCTCGCTGATCACGGCGCAACTGGCGGCCGAGCAGGGGCGCGAAGTGTTTGCGCTGCCGGGCTCGATTCATTCGGCGCTGGCCAAGGGTTGCCACCAGCTGATCCGCGAAGGCGCCCGGCTGGTCGAGACCGTGGACGAGGTTCTCGAGGCAATCCAGGCTTCGCCCATGGTCGCGCCGCAGCTGCGGCATGCGGCGCAGGACGTGCCAGCCGGCACCGAGGCCTTGCTGGCGGCGCTCGGCCACGACCCGGTCGGACCGGACGAATTGCTGGGCCGCTGGCAGGGCGACGCCGCGTCGCTGGCGAGCGACCTGCTGGCGCTGGAGCTGGCCGGGCTGGTCGAACGCTTGCCAGGCGGCAGGGTACAGCGGGTAGTGCGAACAGCTTGA
- a CDS encoding SPW repeat protein: MAMHLATRRWQDQLMVLIGVWLFVSPWIFAYPPSSPIAWNAALAGAIIGILAAFDLVKTHVWAVLFNIVVGAWAVVSPWLVGTLDDPAMTWSLVIAGSATIVLGLWELRTDPELHRQWRSGAAG; the protein is encoded by the coding sequence ATGGCAATGCATCTAGCGACCCGGCGCTGGCAAGACCAGCTGATGGTGCTGATCGGGGTCTGGCTGTTCGTGTCACCCTGGATATTCGCCTACCCGCCCAGCTCGCCGATAGCCTGGAACGCCGCACTGGCCGGCGCCATCATCGGCATCCTGGCCGCGTTCGACCTGGTCAAGACCCATGTCTGGGCGGTGCTGTTCAATATCGTGGTGGGCGCATGGGCGGTGGTCTCGCCCTGGCTGGTCGGCACCCTGGACGATCCGGCCATGACCTGGAGCCTGGTCATCGCAGGCAGCGCGACCATCGTGCTCGGACTATGGGAGTTGCGCACCGATCCTGAGCTGCACCGTCAGTGGCGCTCGGGAGCCGCGGGCTAA
- the def gene encoding peptide deformylase yields MALLNILRYPDPRLHKIAAPVTEFGTERLRQLVADMAATMYDAPGVGLAASQVDVHEQVITIDVSETNDQLMVMINPEITWSSDDKQVYDEGCLSVPGVYDGVERPSRVKCKARDVDGKEFEIEADGLLAVCIQHEMDHLVGKVFVEYLSPLKRNRIKAKLQKEERGMEREAALRAAGRRY; encoded by the coding sequence ATGGCCTTATTGAATATCCTTCGCTACCCTGACCCGCGCCTGCACAAGATCGCCGCCCCGGTCACCGAATTCGGCACCGAACGCCTGCGCCAGCTGGTCGCGGACATGGCCGCCACGATGTACGACGCCCCGGGCGTGGGCCTGGCCGCTTCCCAGGTCGACGTGCATGAGCAGGTCATCACGATCGACGTGTCGGAAACCAACGACCAGCTCATGGTCATGATCAATCCCGAAATCACCTGGTCCAGCGACGACAAGCAGGTCTACGACGAAGGCTGTTTGTCGGTACCTGGCGTCTACGACGGCGTCGAGCGTCCATCGCGCGTCAAGTGCAAGGCGCGCGATGTCGATGGCAAGGAGTTCGAGATCGAAGCCGACGGCCTGCTGGCCGTGTGCATCCAGCACGAGATGGACCACCTGGTCGGCAAGGTCTTCGTCGAATACCTGTCGCCGCTCAAGCGCAACCGCATCAAGGCCAAGCTGCAAAAAGAAGAGCGCGGAATGGAACGCGAGGCTGCGCTCAGGGCCGCCGGCCGCCGCTACTGA
- the metH gene encoding methionine synthase, with amino-acid sequence MHTPHATLSPIDAQLREIMSRRIMILDGAMGTIIQQYHLDEAAYRGERFANFTAPQDLANPSTRELFVKGNNELLTLTQPHIIQEIHERYLAAGADLLETNTFGATGVAQDDYHMAHLAYEMNVEAARLARAACAKYSTPDKPRFVAGALGPTPKTASISPSVSDPAARNITFDQLVASYHEQVRGLVDGGADVLLVETIFDTLNCKAALFAIDQYFDEHPAIARLPIMISGTVTDASGRILSGQTVPAFWNSVRHAKPLTIGLNCALGAALMRPYAEELSRIADTFVCIYPNAGLPNPMSDTGFDELPADTSALLREFADAGFINIAGGCCGTTPEHIAAISKMLEGRTPRALPTVPVAMRLSGLEPFTVDDSSLFVNVGERTNVTGSKAFARMILNEQFDEALSVARQQVENGAQVIDINMDEAMLDSQAAMTRFLNLIASEPDISRVPIMIDSSKWSVIEAGLKCVQGKAIVNSISMKEGEEEFIRQAALCRRYGAAVIVMAFDEQGQADTFARKTEICGRAYKVLTEQVGFAPEDIIFDPNIFAIATGIEEHNNYAVDFIEATAWIRDNLPHAKVSGGVSNVSFSFRGNDPAREAIHTVFLYHAIKAGMTMGIVNAGMIGVYDDLSPELRERVEDVVLNRRSDATERMIEIAGTLKNGGARQEQNLEWRNNTVEKRLAHALVHGITQWIVEDTEEMRQQVLAANGRPIHVIEGPLMDGMNIVGDLFGQGKMFLPQVVKSARVMKQAVAHLVPFIEEEKALEEARTGIVAKPKGKMVIATVKGDVHDIGKNIVSVVLQCNNFEIVNMGVMVPCADILAKAKEENADIVGLSGLITPSLEEMAHVAREMQRDPYFRDKKIPLLIGGATTSRAHTAVKIAPYYDGPVVYVPDASRSVSVGQSLLTDETRDAYIIELGQDYERIRVQHANKKALPMLTLEQARGNRARLEFAPVKPKFIGRRVFKNVELGTLARYIDWGPFFQTWDLAGPYPAILQDEVVGEAASKVFEEAQAMLKKIIDGRWLVANGAIALLPANSVNDDDIDIYTDESRTQVAFTWHGLRQQGVKPVVDGVQRPNQCLADFIAPKDSGVPDYIGMFAVTAGLGIEKHEQRFEAAHDDYSSIMLKALADRLAEAFAEYLHERVRTDLWGYAAGEDLSCEALIKESYSGIRPAPGYPACPEHTVKAELFRTLQAEEIDMQLTESYAMYPGAAVSGFYLAHPESKYFVVGKIGDDQVEDMAKRRGMDKAELERHLAPNL; translated from the coding sequence ATGCATACCCCCCACGCCACCCTGTCCCCGATCGACGCCCAGTTGCGCGAGATTATGTCGCGCCGCATCATGATCCTGGATGGCGCGATGGGCACCATCATCCAGCAATACCACCTCGATGAAGCGGCCTACCGTGGCGAGCGGTTTGCGAACTTTACCGCGCCGCAAGATCTGGCCAACCCCAGCACGCGCGAGCTCTTCGTCAAGGGCAACAATGAACTGTTGACCCTGACGCAGCCGCACATCATCCAGGAAATCCACGAACGCTACCTGGCCGCCGGCGCCGACCTGCTCGAGACAAATACCTTCGGCGCCACCGGGGTAGCGCAGGACGACTACCACATGGCGCACCTGGCCTATGAGATGAACGTCGAAGCGGCCAGGCTGGCGCGCGCGGCCTGCGCGAAATATTCCACGCCGGACAAGCCGCGCTTCGTGGCCGGCGCACTCGGACCGACGCCCAAGACCGCATCGATTTCGCCCAGCGTGAGCGACCCCGCCGCGCGCAACATCACCTTCGACCAATTGGTTGCCAGCTACCACGAGCAGGTGCGCGGCCTGGTCGACGGCGGCGCCGACGTGCTGCTGGTCGAGACCATCTTCGACACCCTGAACTGCAAGGCCGCGCTGTTCGCGATCGACCAGTACTTCGACGAGCACCCGGCTATCGCGCGCCTGCCGATCATGATCTCGGGCACCGTCACCGACGCCTCGGGCCGCATCCTGTCGGGCCAGACGGTGCCGGCTTTCTGGAATTCGGTACGCCACGCCAAGCCACTCACCATCGGGCTGAACTGCGCGCTGGGCGCAGCCCTGATGCGCCCCTATGCCGAAGAGCTGTCCAGGATTGCCGACACCTTCGTGTGCATCTACCCGAACGCCGGCCTGCCCAACCCGATGAGCGACACCGGCTTCGACGAGCTGCCAGCCGACACCTCGGCGCTGCTGCGCGAATTCGCCGACGCCGGCTTTATCAACATTGCCGGCGGCTGCTGCGGCACCACGCCCGAGCATATCGCTGCGATCTCAAAGATGCTCGAAGGGCGCACGCCGCGCGCGCTGCCCACCGTTCCGGTCGCGATGCGCCTGTCGGGCCTGGAGCCATTCACGGTTGACGACAGCTCGCTGTTCGTCAACGTCGGCGAGCGCACCAATGTCACCGGCTCCAAGGCATTCGCCCGCATGATCCTTAACGAGCAATTCGACGAGGCGCTGTCGGTGGCGCGCCAGCAGGTCGAGAACGGCGCCCAGGTCATCGACATCAACATGGATGAAGCGATGCTCGATTCGCAGGCGGCCATGACGCGTTTCCTGAACCTGATCGCCTCCGAGCCAGACATCTCGCGCGTGCCGATCATGATCGACTCCTCGAAATGGAGCGTGATCGAAGCCGGCCTGAAATGCGTGCAGGGCAAGGCGATCGTCAATTCGATCTCGATGAAGGAAGGCGAAGAAGAGTTCATCCGCCAGGCTGCCCTGTGCCGCCGCTACGGCGCCGCCGTCATCGTGATGGCCTTTGACGAACAGGGCCAGGCCGACACCTTCGCGCGCAAGACCGAGATCTGCGGCCGCGCCTACAAGGTCTTGACCGAGCAAGTGGGATTCGCGCCCGAAGACATCATCTTCGACCCGAACATCTTCGCAATCGCCACCGGCATCGAAGAACACAACAACTACGCGGTCGACTTCATCGAAGCCACTGCCTGGATCCGTGACAACCTGCCGCATGCGAAGGTGTCGGGCGGCGTGTCGAACGTCTCGTTCAGCTTCCGCGGCAACGACCCGGCGCGCGAGGCGATCCACACCGTCTTCCTGTACCACGCGATCAAGGCCGGCATGACCATGGGTATCGTTAACGCTGGCATGATCGGCGTCTACGATGACCTCTCGCCCGAGCTGCGCGAGCGCGTCGAAGACGTGGTGCTGAACCGCCGCAGCGATGCCACCGAGCGCATGATCGAGATCGCCGGCACCCTCAAGAATGGCGGCGCCCGGCAGGAACAGAACCTCGAGTGGAGGAACAACACGGTCGAGAAGCGCCTGGCGCATGCGCTGGTGCACGGCATCACGCAGTGGATCGTGGAAGACACCGAAGAGATGCGCCAGCAGGTACTGGCAGCCAATGGCCGCCCGATCCATGTGATCGAGGGCCCGCTGATGGACGGCATGAACATCGTCGGCGACCTGTTCGGACAGGGCAAGATGTTCCTGCCGCAGGTGGTCAAATCGGCGCGCGTCATGAAGCAGGCCGTGGCCCACCTGGTGCCCTTCATCGAAGAAGAAAAGGCACTGGAAGAAGCCCGCACCGGCATCGTCGCCAAGCCGAAGGGCAAGATGGTGATCGCCACCGTCAAGGGTGACGTGCACGACATCGGCAAGAATATCGTGTCGGTGGTGCTGCAATGTAATAACTTCGAAATCGTGAACATGGGCGTGATGGTGCCGTGCGCCGACATCCTGGCCAAGGCCAAGGAAGAAAACGCCGACATCGTCGGCCTGTCGGGCCTGATCACGCCTTCGCTCGAAGAAATGGCGCACGTCGCGCGCGAGATGCAGCGCGACCCGTATTTCCGCGACAAGAAGATTCCGCTCCTGATCGGCGGCGCCACCACCAGCCGCGCCCACACCGCCGTCAAGATCGCGCCGTACTACGACGGCCCGGTGGTGTACGTGCCGGACGCCTCGCGCTCGGTGTCGGTGGGCCAGTCGCTGCTGACCGACGAGACGCGCGACGCCTATATCATCGAACTGGGGCAAGACTACGAGCGCATCCGCGTGCAGCACGCCAACAAGAAGGCGCTGCCGATGCTGACCCTGGAGCAGGCGCGCGGCAACCGCGCCCGCCTGGAGTTTGCACCGGTCAAGCCGAAGTTCATCGGCCGCCGCGTATTCAAGAACGTGGAGCTGGGCACGCTGGCGCGTTACATCGACTGGGGCCCGTTTTTCCAGACCTGGGACCTGGCCGGCCCCTATCCGGCCATCCTCCAGGATGAAGTCGTGGGCGAAGCTGCCAGCAAGGTGTTCGAAGAAGCGCAGGCCATGCTCAAGAAGATCATCGACGGCCGCTGGCTGGTCGCCAATGGCGCCATCGCGCTGCTGCCGGCAAACTCGGTCAACGACGACGACATCGACATCTATACCGACGAATCGCGCACGCAGGTCGCCTTTACCTGGCATGGCCTGCGCCAGCAAGGCGTCAAGCCGGTGGTTGACGGGGTGCAGCGCCCCAACCAGTGCCTGGCCGATTTCATCGCGCCGAAAGACTCCGGCGTGCCTGACTACATCGGCATGTTCGCCGTCACCGCGGGGCTGGGCATCGAGAAGCACGAGCAGCGCTTCGAGGCGGCCCACGACGATTACTCGTCGATCATGCTCAAGGCCCTGGCCGACCGCCTGGCCGAGGCGTTCGCCGAGTACCTGCACGAACGCGTGCGCACCGACCTGTGGGGCTATGCGGCGGGCGAAGACCTGTCTTGCGAAGCGCTCATCAAGGAAAGCTACAGCGGCATCCGCCCGGCGCCCGGCTACCCGGCCTGCCCGGAGCATACCGTGAAGGCCGAGCTGTTCCGCACGCTGCAGGCCGAGGAAATCGACATGCAGCTAACCGAATCGTATGCGATGTATCCGGGCGCGGCGGTGTCCGGGTTCTACCTCGCGCATCCGGAGTCGAAGTATTTCGTGGTCGGCAAGATCGGTGACGACCAGGTCGAGGACATGGCCAAGCGCCGCGGCATGGACAAAGCCGAGCTCGAACGCCACCTGGCGCCCAACCTGTAA
- the fmt gene encoding methionyl-tRNA formyltransferase — protein sequence MRVVFAGTPEFAASALRALHQAGFEIPLVLTQPDRPAGRGMQLQASAVKQYALAHGIEVAQPLSLRTDSKDPQRAEQAQAIHQRLLDLDYDVMVVAAYGLILPRATLDIKPCINIHGSLLPRWRGAAPIHRAIEAGDRETGVTIMGMEEGLDTGPMMLIERVAIGDTDTTGSLHDTLAELGANMIVEALRKMAQGQLDAVPQPEQGVTYAAKISKEEAKLDFGLPATLLWRRIRAFNPFPGAHGLVDDVTVKIWNAELAPGSGAPGQVLSADGQHGIVVACAEGALRLTELQKPGGKRLPAAEFLKSLPLAGMRFS from the coding sequence ATGCGAGTCGTTTTTGCCGGCACCCCCGAGTTTGCCGCGAGTGCCCTGCGCGCGCTGCACCAGGCCGGCTTCGAGATCCCCCTGGTCCTGACCCAGCCCGACCGCCCGGCCGGGCGCGGCATGCAGTTGCAGGCTTCCGCGGTCAAGCAGTATGCGCTGGCGCACGGCATCGAGGTGGCGCAGCCTTTGTCGCTGCGCACGGACAGCAAGGACCCGCAACGCGCCGAACAGGCGCAGGCCATCCACCAACGCCTGCTGGACCTGGACTATGACGTGATGGTGGTGGCGGCCTATGGGCTGATCCTGCCGCGCGCCACACTCGATATCAAGCCTTGCATCAACATCCATGGTTCGCTGCTGCCGCGCTGGCGCGGCGCCGCGCCCATTCACCGCGCCATCGAAGCGGGCGACCGCGAGACCGGGGTGACCATCATGGGCATGGAAGAAGGGCTCGACACCGGGCCGATGATGCTCATCGAGCGCGTTGCGATCGGCGACACCGATACCACTGGCAGCCTGCACGACACGCTGGCGGAACTGGGCGCGAACATGATCGTCGAGGCGCTGCGCAAGATGGCGCAAGGGCAGCTCGATGCGGTGCCGCAACCGGAACAGGGCGTGACCTATGCCGCCAAGATCAGCAAAGAAGAAGCAAAGCTCGATTTCGGCTTGCCGGCTACGCTATTGTGGCGCCGGATACGCGCGTTCAACCCGTTTCCGGGTGCGCACGGGCTGGTTGATGACGTGACGGTGAAGATCTGGAACGCCGAACTGGCGCCGGGCAGCGGCGCGCCGGGGCAGGTGCTGTCAGCCGATGGCCAGCACGGTATCGTGGTGGCGTGTGCAGAAGGCGCACTGCGGCTGACCGAACTACAGAAGCCGGGCGGCAAGCGCTTGCCCGCTGCGGAGTTTTTGAAAAGCCTGCCGTTGGCCGGCATGCGATTTTCGTAG